The region GTCAGCGGGTGGATCACCGGGTTTTCACGCCTGCTGTCGAGCGGTTGATTATGCACATGGCCGCTGATCCCCGGGTCGAGCGCCTGTTTGTTCACCCTCGGCTCAAGGAAGCTTTGTGCCGCTCCCAGGCCTCTCGCCCCGGCATGACCGCCGTTTTGGGGCGGGTGCGGCCGTGGTGGGGGCATGACAGCCATGTCCATGTCCGCCTGACCTGTCCGGCCGACTCTCCTGACTGTCGCCCGGGAAAGCCGGTGCCGCAGGGGGATGGCTGTGACGCCGAGACCTTGGCGCCATGGCTGGGTCGGGCCAAGACCGAGGCCGAGTTGGTTGCGTCCTCCAAGCCTTCCTCCAGGACCTTGCCAGAGGCCTGTTTTCGGGTGCTCGGAGGCGAAACCAATACCCTTTTGGCTGAATGATCCCCACCCTAATGCCCGGGACGGGCGTTTTTCCGGGTTGCCTCAAGGGGCACCCCCTGTGTACAAAAACAGCAAAACCGATACTCCGACGACGCTCTTGGATTGGAAAGGAGGCACGGGACGTGTCAATGAAGCGATCCGCGCATTCCACCGTCACCCGCCGCGGCTTTGTGGGCCTTTTAGGCGGCGCCGCCGCGGCGCTCTACTCCCCCAGCGCTTTTGCCAGCAAAACAGGGTCCTTCGAAAGGACCCTTTCTCTTGAGAACATTCACACCGGGGAGCGCATCCGCCGGGTCTACTGGGCTAACGGTYACTACGATTTCCAGACACTGCGGGAATTTGATCACGTGTTGCGCGACCATCGCTCCGGCGAAGTGCATCGCATTGATCGCTCCTTGCTTGACCTGCTCTACGCTTTGCAGCGCCGCCTGGAGACCGGGCGGCCCTTCCAGATCATTTGCGGCTATCGCTCTCCCGAGACCAACGCCTCGTTGCGGCGGCGCAGCGCCGGGGTCGCCCGCAACAGTTTGCACATGGAGGGCATGGCCGTGGATGTCGCGGTGGAAGACCGCCCCTTGCGTGACCTGCGCGGCGCGGCCTTGTCGCTGAAAGGCGGTGGGGTGGGGTATTACCCCAAAAGCGGTTTTGTTCACGTTGATGTGGGGGATATTCGCTCCTGGTGACGCAGCGGGGAGGCGGGAGGTTTGGTGCGGTGCAAAGGGCGGTTCACAGCGGCCCGGGATCTCGCTACCGTGAGAGAGCCGACCCCGCCTTCCAGCCAGCCCGCCTTCCAGCCAGGAGGACGCCCCCGTGACCCAATACGACGACGAGTATCAGCGCAAGCTGGTGAGGCCCTCGGACGCCGTGGCGCCGATTCGCAGTGGGACCAATGTGATCTTGTCCATGGGGGTGTCGCAACCCCCGGCGCTGATGGGGGCCTTGGCCGACCGGGCCCGCTCCGGCTCCCTGACCGATATCAGGGTCTACTACATGCACGCCAGCGAGGCGGCCGTGCGGACCTTGTTGGTGCCGGATCTCATGGACGTGGTGCAGCCCTGCCCGCTGTTCATGAGCGCCCACGACCGGTCGCTGGCCAAGAAGGGCTATGAGGCTGGCAAGCGGTGGGTTCACTATGTGCCCTGTACCTTCCACCACGCGCCTCGCTTGTTGACTGAACACATTTCTCCCGATGTTTTCTTGCTCACGGTTTCTCCCATGGACCGGGCGGGTTTTTTTAGTCTGGGCACCAACTCGGACTACGGCGCCACGGTCGTTCGTCGGGCGCGACGGGTGATTGTCGAGGTGAACCCTCACATGCCCCGGGTGTTCGGCGAGAACCTGCTGCACGTTGCCGATGTGGATGCCATCGTCGAACACGAAGCCCCCCTGATGGAAGTGATGCAGAAGGAGGGCACCGACGAAGACGTGGTGATCGGTCGCATGATCGCCGATCAGATCCCCGATGGCGCCACCTTGCAGATGGGCATTGGCGGGGTTCCCAACGCCGTCATGAACTTTCTGGCCAACCACAACGACATGGGCTTGCACTCCGAGCTGTTTAGCCCGCCCATGGTGGAGCTGATTCGCAAGGGCGTGCTCAATGGCCGGCGCAAGAACGTCATGCCCTATAAGCACGTCTTCACCTTGGCCCTTGGGGACAAGGCGATGTACGAGTTCATGAACGATAACCCCAGCATCGTGGGCTATCCGGTCATGTGGGTGAACAACCCCTCGGTCATCCGC is a window of Pararhodospirillum photometricum DSM 122 DNA encoding:
- a CDS encoding DUF882 domain-containing protein encodes the protein MKRSAHSTVTRRGFVGLLGGAAAALYSPSAFASKTGSFERTLSLENIHTGERIRRVYWANGXYDFQTLREFDHVLRDHRSGEVHRIDRSLLDLLYALQRRLETGRPFQIICGYRSPETNASLRRRSAGVARNSLHMEGMAVDVAVEDRPLRDLRGAALSLKGGGVGYYPKSGFVHVDVGDIRSW
- a CDS encoding acetyl-CoA hydrolase/transferase family protein, which produces MTQYDDEYQRKLVRPSDAVAPIRSGTNVILSMGVSQPPALMGALADRARSGSLTDIRVYYMHASEAAVRTLLVPDLMDVVQPCPLFMSAHDRSLAKKGYEAGKRWVHYVPCTFHHAPRLLTEHISPDVFLLTVSPMDRAGFFSLGTNSDYGATVVRRARRVIVEVNPHMPRVFGENLLHVADVDAIVEHEAPLMEVMQKEGTDEDVVIGRMIADQIPDGATLQMGIGGVPNAVMNFLANHNDMGLHSELFSPPMVELIRKGVLNGRRKNVMPYKHVFTLALGDKAMYEFMNDNPSIVGYPVMWVNNPSVIRKNDTMISVNSAIEIDLTGQINSESLGGVEFSGPGGQLDFIRGAYASKGGKSFIALHSTAKDGTLSRIVCDLSGPVTDPRMESHYVVTEYGCVCLKGLTVSERARALIGLAHPKFRDALKDEARATGLL